The Sphingomonas japonica sequence GCGGCTGGCGGGGGTCGAGGGGATCGACGCGATGCTGAAGGCAGGAAAGGTCGAGCTGCTGGTCGAGCCGACCTACGGCGCGCCGTGGCTGTCCGATCCGGTGCATGGCGACCAGTTCTCCGGCCCATCGGCAAGCGCGCTCCCGGCAATTTCGGGATATCCGCATCTGACCGTGCCGATGGGACTGGTCGACGGCTTGCCGGTCGGGCTGTCGTTCATCGGCACGGCCTATTCGGACGCGATGTTGCTGAACGCGGGCTACGCGTTCGAGGCGGCGGGCAAGTTGCGCGTGAAGCCGGGCTATGCCGCGACTGCGGATGCGGGAGCGGGGATGGAGGGCATCGCCCAATAGGCAGCCGAGGTACCGAAGGGATCTCTTGCGCTCCTGCTCGGGAGCATTGCTGCGTTTAGCGGGTCCGCCGCGCCACCCGCGCCTGCCACAGCGTCAGAAGCGGGACCACGCCCAGCTCGATCCCGAGCCCGATCAGATGCCCCTGCGACGGCGCGCCGACGATTAGCAGTGACGCCAGCCGCGCCAGCCCGCCCGTCACGACCATCGCCGCGAGCAGCCGGAAGCGACCGGTCTTGTCCTCGATACCGGGGATGCAGGTGACGAAGCCGATGCCCATCGCCAGGAAAATGCCCGACAGATAGCGGAAATGGCTGTCGAGATCGGTCGGCACGTCGGTGACGCCGCCGATCCATGCCGGGCCGCGGATCAGGCTGAGAATCGACGCCGACAGCGGCACGAAGCAGGCGGCAGCGACGGCGAGCTGGAGCCAGCGCTTCTCGGTCACGGCCGGTCGCGCTCGAGCAGTTCGGCGCGGATGTGCGATGCCTTGAGCGACAGCCGCACCTCGATCAGGAAACAGGCGAGCCCGCTGGTCAGCAGCAGCATCGACAGGATGAACGCGACCGCGACGACGGTGCCGATCTGCAGCGCGGAGAGCTCGGCGATGAACAGCAGCGCGACCACCACGCAGATTGCTACTGCACTCGCTGTCACCAGCGTGATCGCGGCGTTGATGATGGTGATGCGCTTGTCGATGCGGCGCAGCTCCCAGACGTGGCGATCATGCTCCGGCCCGGTCGAGCGCGGGTGCAGCGCCTCGATGCTGCGCGCCCGGTCGATCACCCGCGCCAGCCGCCCGGTCATAACGTTGAGGATGCCGCCGATCCCGGCAAGCAGGAACACCGGCGCGATCGAGATCTGGATGGTCTCGGCAACGGTGGACAGGACGGGAGCGAAGCTGGTGGCCATGGCGCGGCTATGCGGGCTCGCACGGGCGACGGGCAAGCGGTTTCACGCCGCTTCGCCCACCTCGATCCCGCCGCACGCATCGGCCGGGCGTCATCCCCGCTCGACGCACATGGCGATGCCCATGCCGCCGCCGATGCAGAGCGTCGCCAGACCCTTTTTGGCGTCGCGCTTTTCCATCTCGTAGAGCAATGTCGTAAGGACACGCGCTCCCGATGCGCCGATCGGATGGCCGATCGCGATCGCGCCGCCGTTGACGTTCACCTTTTCCGCATCCCAGCCCATGTCCTTGCCGACCGCAAGCGCCTGCGCGGCGAACGCCTCGTTGGCCTCGATCAGGTCGAGGTCGGCGACCGTCCAGCCTGCCTTTTCGAGCGCGCGGCGGCTGGCGGGGACGGGGCCGATGCCCATGATCGACGGATCGACACCTGCCGATGCCCAGCTGGCGATGCGTGCCAGGATCGGTGCGCCGCGCTTCTCGGCTTCCTCGCGCGACATGATGACGAGCGCGGCGGCGCCGTCGTTGAGGCCCGAGGCATTCGCGGCGGTGACGCTGCCGTCCTTCTTGAACGCGGGCCGCAGTCCCGACACGCTGTCGACCGTCGCGCCGGCGCGGATATATTCGTCGTCGGACACGGTGGTATCGCCCTTGCGTCCCTTGATCGTCACGGGCGCGATCTCGTCCTTGAACCGGCCCGAGCCGCGCGCTTCTTCGGCGCGGTTCTGCGAGCGGACCGCGAACGCGTCCTGGTCGCCGCGCGTCACTTGATATTGCTCGGCGAGATTCTCGGCGGTGATGCCCATGTGATAGCCGTTGAACACGTCGGTCAGGCCATCCTTGACCATGGTATCGACCAGGCTGACGTCACCCATCTTGGTGCCAGGGCGCAGCGACTGGGCATGCGCCGACATCGACATCGACTCCTGACCGCCTGCGACGACGATCGCGGCATCGCCGGTCGCCACCGCCTGCGCTGCCAGCGCCACCGCCCGCAGGCCGGACCCGCAGACCTGGTTGACGCCCCAGGCCGGAACCTCCTTGGGCACGCCTGCCGCCATCGACGCCTGGCGGGCGGGGTTCTGGCCCTGCGCCGCGGTCAGCACCTGTCCCATGATCACTTCCGACACCTCGTCGCCGCTGACGCCTGCCTGCGCGAGCGCGGCCTCGATCGCGACGCGGCCGAGTTCATGGGCCGGGGTCGCGGCAAAGGCGCCCAGGAAGCTGCCGACCGGGGTGCGCTTGGCGGCGGTGATGA is a genomic window containing:
- a CDS encoding DUF4345 domain-containing protein, which codes for MTEKRWLQLAVAAACFVPLSASILSLIRGPAWIGGVTDVPTDLDSHFRYLSGIFLAMGIGFVTCIPGIEDKTGRFRLLAAMVVTGGLARLASLLIVGAPSQGHLIGLGIELGVVPLLTLWQARVARRTR
- a CDS encoding DUF2721 domain-containing protein, with protein sequence MATSFAPVLSTVAETIQISIAPVFLLAGIGGILNVMTGRLARVIDRARSIEALHPRSTGPEHDRHVWELRRIDKRITIINAAITLVTASAVAICVVVALLFIAELSALQIGTVVAVAFILSMLLLTSGLACFLIEVRLSLKASHIRAELLERDRP
- a CDS encoding acetyl-CoA C-acetyltransferase; this translates as MTDIVITAAKRTPVGSFLGAFAATPAHELGRVAIEAALAQAGVSGDEVSEVIMGQVLTAAQGQNPARQASMAAGVPKEVPAWGVNQVCGSGLRAVALAAQAVATGDAAIVVAGGQESMSMSAHAQSLRPGTKMGDVSLVDTMVKDGLTDVFNGYHMGITAENLAEQYQVTRGDQDAFAVRSQNRAEEARGSGRFKDEIAPVTIKGRKGDTTVSDDEYIRAGATVDSVSGLRPAFKKDGSVTAANASGLNDGAAALVIMSREEAEKRGAPILARIASWASAGVDPSIMGIGPVPASRRALEKAGWTVADLDLIEANEAFAAQALAVGKDMGWDAEKVNVNGGAIAIGHPIGASGARVLTTLLYEMEKRDAKKGLATLCIGGGMGIAMCVERG